A section of the Amycolatopsis sp. AA4 genome encodes:
- a CDS encoding ATP-binding protein, which yields MFGRGGSRGKREQDVPAGAWNAPSQGRPPSGGTKSGGKGRRLPGEQAIPAYTPSIAARSIDGHLLRTGYEVYAWYRLAPQRWSFRSDSQRRDLIAAIAGQYAELQGRWLHLRVTNRPYPIRMWAEAHVHNAVGRPNDVPGALSFDDYLIGEQQQLMGRSMAEKEVYLGVQVQTRRMVDRAVERAAPVLRRILPEAVDAELAALDSEIEHLDQVIGSAGLEGRPVHAEEMSWLMHRSCSLGLPAPRNMPAVPGAAWEPEDLASFTDAADFHADPYAPTVTVRGRTGSNAGVSRHLAVLTVGQMHGLQIPEVDDPWIQHADRLPAAVEVSARIYVRRPEEVSGELQRQMNKVRSQVKHYTDEHELEPPQSLARQAGRVLEIDDEMTSGFTALATRVRSWWRLAVSGPTERDALRLAQQLLDLYKPKIAIEHPEAQYAMAREFIPGEPLASGAYMRRGSVVWTASAVPTATAEVGDRRGILLGETVTATRRPVAWDPWMAQEIRDGSGLTAMVAGLGGGKSFLGGGIVYKTLRAGAHWTILDPSGPLSRLCELPEIRPYARPINLLNAQPGILNPYRVVADPLIEHFMDEDDPERSWRREKALAGATRRRLVLDVLTGVLPYEVSRMAQTRIVLLRAVRAVGGRFDADPGQVIDALRRDSSEHHEHAVVVADFLDEMRERMALLIPETDADPYAETRDDRMTVLTMAGLTLPKDGVPREYWTDAESLGVEMLNLAAWLTQRSVYEKPKELRKGVWIDEAFFLSEVPTGRVLMNRFARDSRKWNVRVLLSSQIPADFLKIQGFVALLDSVFVGRLDDDDAQADALRLLKVPVGVGYEQVVAALGRRPGAQRGLERDMEPRQFIFGDGAGGVERIRVDFSGPHLDSLRAAMDTTPGSPDARGKAGKELVAPREDEPKPHVPAPPEDDELEHDFELQAELEVGLADEQLLGSPDPLASETGEVEGAVRNGRQEDRHARAGGKGGGTGRDAA from the coding sequence TTGTTCGGTCGCGGCGGAAGCCGAGGGAAGCGGGAGCAAGACGTTCCTGCCGGCGCGTGGAACGCGCCTTCGCAGGGCCGTCCGCCGTCCGGCGGCACGAAGTCCGGCGGCAAGGGCCGCAGGCTGCCCGGCGAGCAGGCGATACCGGCGTACACGCCGTCGATCGCCGCGCGCAGCATCGACGGGCATCTGCTGCGGACCGGGTACGAGGTGTACGCCTGGTACCGGCTCGCGCCGCAGCGCTGGTCGTTCCGTTCCGATTCGCAGCGCCGCGACCTGATCGCGGCCATCGCGGGCCAGTACGCCGAACTGCAGGGCCGCTGGCTGCACCTGCGCGTCACCAACCGGCCGTACCCGATCCGGATGTGGGCCGAGGCGCACGTGCACAACGCGGTCGGCAGGCCGAACGACGTGCCGGGCGCGCTGTCGTTCGACGACTACCTGATCGGCGAGCAGCAGCAGCTGATGGGCCGCTCGATGGCGGAGAAAGAGGTCTACCTCGGCGTCCAGGTGCAGACCCGGCGCATGGTGGACCGCGCGGTCGAACGCGCCGCGCCGGTGCTGCGCCGGATCCTGCCCGAGGCGGTCGACGCCGAACTGGCCGCGCTCGACTCCGAGATCGAGCACCTCGACCAGGTCATCGGCAGCGCCGGGCTGGAAGGCCGTCCGGTGCACGCCGAGGAGATGTCCTGGCTGATGCACCGTTCGTGCTCGCTGGGCCTGCCCGCGCCGCGCAACATGCCCGCGGTGCCGGGAGCGGCGTGGGAGCCCGAGGACCTCGCCAGCTTCACCGACGCGGCTGATTTCCACGCCGACCCGTACGCGCCCACGGTCACCGTGCGCGGCCGCACCGGGTCGAACGCCGGGGTGTCGCGGCATCTCGCGGTGCTCACCGTCGGCCAGATGCACGGTCTGCAGATCCCCGAGGTCGACGACCCGTGGATCCAGCACGCGGACCGGCTGCCGGCGGCGGTCGAGGTGTCCGCGCGGATCTACGTGCGGCGTCCGGAAGAGGTGTCCGGCGAACTGCAGCGGCAGATGAACAAGGTCCGCTCGCAGGTCAAGCACTACACCGACGAGCACGAGCTGGAACCGCCGCAGTCGCTGGCCCGCCAGGCCGGCCGGGTGCTGGAGATCGACGACGAGATGACGTCGGGCTTCACCGCGCTGGCCACGCGCGTGCGGTCGTGGTGGCGCCTGGCGGTGTCCGGCCCGACCGAGCGCGACGCGCTGCGGCTGGCCCAGCAGCTGCTGGACCTGTACAAGCCGAAGATCGCCATCGAGCATCCGGAGGCGCAGTACGCGATGGCCCGGGAGTTCATCCCGGGCGAACCGCTGGCCTCGGGCGCGTACATGCGCCGCGGTTCGGTGGTGTGGACGGCTTCCGCGGTGCCCACCGCGACCGCGGAGGTCGGCGACCGGCGCGGCATCCTGCTCGGCGAAACCGTCACCGCGACGCGGCGGCCGGTGGCCTGGGACCCGTGGATGGCACAGGAAATCCGCGACGGATCGGGCCTCACCGCGATGGTCGCCGGCCTCGGCGGCGGCAAGTCGTTCCTCGGCGGCGGCATCGTCTACAAGACGCTGCGGGCCGGGGCGCACTGGACGATCCTCGACCCGTCCGGCCCGCTCTCGCGGCTGTGCGAGCTGCCGGAGATCCGGCCGTACGCGCGGCCGATCAACCTGCTCAACGCCCAGCCGGGCATCCTCAACCCGTACCGCGTGGTCGCCGATCCGCTGATCGAGCACTTCATGGACGAGGACGATCCGGAACGCTCGTGGCGGCGCGAAAAAGCGCTGGCCGGGGCGACCCGGCGCCGCCTCGTCCTCGACGTGCTCACCGGCGTGCTGCCGTACGAGGTGTCGCGGATGGCGCAGACCCGGATCGTGCTGCTGCGCGCGGTGCGCGCGGTCGGCGGCCGGTTCGACGCCGACCCGGGCCAGGTCATCGACGCGCTGCGGCGGGATTCGAGCGAGCACCACGAGCACGCGGTCGTGGTCGCGGACTTCCTCGACGAAATGCGCGAGCGGATGGCGCTGCTGATCCCGGAAACCGACGCGGACCCGTACGCGGAGACCCGCGACGACCGGATGACCGTGCTGACCATGGCGGGGCTGACGCTGCCGAAGGACGGCGTGCCGCGCGAGTACTGGACCGACGCGGAATCGCTCGGCGTGGAAATGCTGAACCTCGCGGCGTGGCTGACCCAGCGGTCGGTGTACGAGAAGCCGAAGGAACTGCGCAAGGGCGTCTGGATCGACGAGGCGTTCTTCCTGTCCGAGGTGCCGACCGGGCGCGTGCTGATGAACCGGTTCGCCCGCGACTCGCGGAAGTGGAACGTCCGGGTGCTGCTGTCCTCGCAGATCCCGGCGGACTTCCTGAAGATCCAGGGTTTCGTGGCGCTGCTGGACTCGGTGTTCGTCGGCCGGCTGGACGACGACGACGCCCAGGCCGACGCGCTGCGGCTGCTGAAGGTGCCGGTCGGCGTGGGTTACGAGCAGGTCGTCGCCGCGCTCGGCCGCCGCCCCGGCGCCCAGCGCGGGCTGGAACGCGACATGGAGCCCCGGCAGTTCATCTTCGGCGACGGGGCAGGCGGCGTGGAACGCATCCGTGTCGACTTCTCCGGACCGCATCTCGACTCGCTGCGCGCGGCCATGGACACCACCCCGGGCTCGCCCGACGCGCGCGGCAAAGCCGGCAAGGAACTCGTGGCACCCCGCGAGGACGAGCCGAAGCCGCACGTCCCCGCCCCACCGGAGGACGACGAGCTGGAACACGATTTCGAACTCCAGGCGGAACTCGAGGTCGGTCTCGCCGACGAGCAGCTGCTGGGCTCGCCGGACCCGCTCGCGTCCGAAACCGGCGAGGTGGAGGGTGCAGTGCGCAACGGACGGCAGGAGGACCGGCACGCCCGCGCCGGCGGCAAGGGCGGCGGCACCGGCAGGGATGCCGCATGA
- a CDS encoding C40 family peptidase, which yields MKLAILVSVVIAAVFATVLTTNVVQKAVTDQQQAAAGGVALTSCDAAIGPTQPGQPEQGGADAAELDQESRGTVSLIIAIGKQRSLSPRAWQVAIQAGMTESRLHNVNYGDRDSLGIFQMRPSMNWGTPAQVTDPNYAINKFFDVLLGVPDWENLRPGDAAQRVERSGFPDRYHRWEAMAATLVQNMGQVADVVGCGQGMGAALPPSQAAAQAIKFALGEQGKPYVWGATGPDSYDCSGLMLRAYESAGVILPRVSKDQYKAGAMLPVREAQPGDLIFLATDPADPTTIHHVAMYLGDGKIVEAQQTGVPVHVRPFSFDEHEVVPQAVRPGV from the coding sequence GTGAAGCTGGCCATTCTCGTCTCGGTGGTGATCGCCGCCGTTTTCGCCACGGTGCTCACCACCAACGTCGTGCAGAAGGCGGTGACCGACCAGCAGCAGGCGGCGGCCGGCGGGGTCGCGCTGACCTCGTGCGACGCCGCGATCGGCCCCACCCAGCCCGGGCAGCCGGAGCAGGGCGGGGCGGACGCCGCCGAACTCGACCAGGAGTCGCGCGGCACGGTGTCGCTGATCATCGCGATCGGCAAGCAGCGCAGCCTCTCGCCGCGCGCGTGGCAGGTCGCGATCCAGGCCGGGATGACCGAATCGCGGCTGCACAACGTGAACTACGGCGACCGCGATTCGCTCGGCATCTTCCAGATGCGCCCGTCGATGAACTGGGGCACCCCGGCCCAGGTCACCGACCCGAACTACGCGATCAACAAATTCTTCGACGTGCTGCTCGGCGTCCCGGACTGGGAGAATTTGCGTCCCGGCGACGCGGCGCAGCGCGTCGAGCGGTCCGGTTTCCCGGACCGCTACCACCGGTGGGAGGCCATGGCGGCCACGCTGGTGCAGAACATGGGCCAGGTCGCCGACGTGGTCGGCTGCGGGCAGGGCATGGGAGCCGCGCTGCCGCCGAGCCAGGCCGCGGCGCAGGCGATCAAGTTCGCGCTCGGCGAGCAGGGCAAGCCCTACGTCTGGGGCGCGACCGGCCCGGATTCGTACGACTGTTCCGGCCTGATGCTGCGCGCCTACGAGTCGGCGGGCGTGATCCTGCCGCGCGTGTCGAAGGACCAGTACAAGGCGGGCGCGATGCTGCCGGTGCGGGAAGCCCAGCCCGGTGACTTGATCTTCCTCGCCACCGACCCGGCCGACCCGACGACCATCCACCACGTCGCGATGTACCTGGGCGACGGCAAGATCGTCGAGGCCCAGCAGACCGGCGTGCCGGTGCACGTGCGGCCGTTCTCGTTCGACGAGCACGAAGTCGTCCCGCAGGCGGTGCGCCCCGGCGTCTAG